A genomic region of Kluyveromyces marxianus DMKU3-1042 DNA, complete genome, chromosome 5 contains the following coding sequences:
- a CDS encoding FluC/FEX family fluoride channel has translation MKSKGKLRPKIYDVVFLYLTFIPFAVLGTYARLGIYRLSKYEPSYITPTSTIWPNIVASFLLGATRETHSIISIDSVMLPCLTTGFCGTFSSFSSLMLELFQHSTNKGLDRKAYPNAGYGVMEFIAVLLVQLAASCGGLILGQSIMRNILNYYYNCHRTLVRLIRGIGYISQIACIPIVASQIALAVIFKGDSRFWTVGSLFGVVGAAVRLELSNRLNNKFGWFPLGTFMCNVISTTIASVLFMLKNGLKDHNSQRLVNNNEALSMMTYLTLGFCGGMSTLSTFVYEGQVMGLPKACIYYLLSIGIGFALTIIIIGSYAWKHNLEATQQLFT, from the coding sequence ATGAAGAGTAAAGGCAAATTGAGACCAAAAATATATGACGTTGTATTTTTGTATTTAACGTTTATTCCTTTTGCAGTTCTTGGCACCTATGCAAGATTAGGTATTTACAGACTATCAAAATATGAACCATCATACATCACTCCAACATCTACGATATGGCCAAATATAGTAGCTAGCTTTCTCTTGGGTGCTACACGAGAGACACACAGCATTATTTCGATTGATTCCGTCATGTTACCTTGTCTAACGACCGGATTCTGTGGAACGTTTTCATCATTCTCATCGCTAATGTTGGAATTGTTTCAACACTCCACGAACAAGGGTTTAGATAGAAAAGCCTACCCTAATGCAGGATATGGAGTAATGGAGTTCATAGCTGTGCTTTTGGTACAGTTAGCAGCTTCTTGTGGTGGCCTAATTCTAGGGCAATCAATTATGAGAAACATACTAAACTACTACTATAATTGTCATAGGACCTTGGTAAGGTTGATTCGCGGGATTGGATATATCTCTCAAATAGCATGTATTCCAATTGTAGCGTCACAGATTGCATTAGCTGTTATTTTTAAAGGAGATAGCAGATTCTGGACAGTAGGATCCCTTTTCGGAGTAGTGGGTGCGGCTGTAAGGTTGGAATTATCAAATAGATTGAACAATAAATTTGGTTGGTTCCCACTAGGAACTTTTATGTGTAACGTTATAAGCACAACTATTGCATCTGTTCTTTTcatgttgaagaatggtTTGAAAGATCATAACTCACAACGTCTtgtcaacaacaacgaaGCTCTGTCGATGATGACATACCTAACATTAGGATTTTGTGGAGGAATGAGCACACTGAGCACTTTCGTCTACGAGGGTCAAGTGATGGGTCTTCCTAAAGCGTGTATATACTACTTATTATCCATTGGGATTGGCTTCGCTCTCACAATCATAATCATCGGTTCTTACGCATGGAAGCATAATCTAGAAGCTACGCAACAGCTCTTCACTTAA
- the PDX3 gene encoding pyridoxamine-phosphate oxidase PDX3, whose translation MSEETKKPIIFAPKTYQYDKFSLDESSIDSDPIVQFTKWFNEAKDDPTESIPESVSFATAELPSGKVSCRILLFKELDDRGFTVYSNWGTSRKADDIKSNPQAAMTFFWKNLQRQVRVEGFTEHVSRETSQRYFKTRPRGSKIGAWSSPQSHRIENREELNALLKKNEEKFKDAEDVECPEFWGGIRVVPLRIEFWQGRASRLHDRLVFERKSENDAWELVRLAP comes from the coding sequence ATGTCGGAAGAAACTAAGAAGCCTATTATTTTTGCTCCAAAGACCTACCAATATGATAAATTTTCGCTAGACGAAAGTAGTATTGATAGTGATCCAATTGTACAATTTACGAAATGGTTTAACGAAGCCAAAGATGATCCTACAGAGAGTATTCCAGAGTCTGTATCTTTTGCAACTGCTGAGCTACCATCTGGAAAAGTCTCGTGCAGAATCcttttgttcaaagagCTAGATGACAGAGGGTTTACAGTATATTCTAACTGGGGGACATCGAGAAAAGCAGATGATATTAAGAGTAATCCACAAGCAGCTATGACATTCTTCTGGAAGAACTTACAGAGGCAAGTGCGTGTCGAGGGTTTTACTGAGCATGTCTCAAGAGAAACTTCTCAACGTTATTTCAAGACGAGACCTAGGGGATCTAAGATTGGTGCATGGTCCTCCCCTCAATCTCATCGTATTGAAAACAGAGAAGAGTTGAATGCTttgctgaagaaaaatGAGGAGAAGTTCAAAGATGCTGAAGATGTTGAATGTCCTGAGTTCTGGGGTGGTATTAGAGTTGTTCCTTTGAGAATTGAGTTCTGGCAGGGTAGGGCTAGTCGTTTACACGATCGTTTagtctttgaaagaaagtcCGAAAACGATGCATGGGAGCTAGTTAGATTAGCACCATAA